A window of the Scleropages formosus chromosome 21, fSclFor1.1, whole genome shotgun sequence genome harbors these coding sequences:
- the ube2l3b gene encoding ubiquitin-conjugating enzyme E2 L3: MAASRRLCKELEEIRKSGMKNFCNIQVDESNILTWQGLIVPDNPPYDKGAFRIEIIFPAEYPFKPPKITFKTKIYHPNIDEKGQVCLPVISAENWKPATKTDQVIQSLIALVNDPQPEHPLRADLAEEYSKDRKKFFKNAEEFTKKHGEKRPVD; encoded by the exons atggcggcgagcaggagaCTGTGTAAG GAACTTGAAGAAATCCGCAAGTCTGGAATGAAAAATTTTTGTAACATCCAGGTTGATGAGTCAAACATTTTAACTTGGCAAGGTCTTATTGTTCCT gaCAATCCCCCATACGACAAAGGAGCATTCAGAATTGAAATCATCTTCCCAGCTGAATATCCTTTTAAGCCCCCCAAAATCACATTCAAAACAAAGATTTACCACCCCAATATTGATGAGAAAGGCCAAGTGTGTCTGCCAGTGATCAGTGCTGAGAACTGGAAGCCAGCTACCAAAACTGACCAAG tgatCCAGTCCCTCATCGCCCTGGTCAATGATCCTCAGCCTGAACACCCCCTGAGGGCTGACCTAGCAGAAGAATACTCAAAGGACCGTAAAAAATTCTTTAAGAATGCAGAAGAATTTACaaagaaacatggtgaaaagcGGCCAGTGGACTAA
- the LOC108920147 gene encoding beta-2 adrenergic receptor has product MSAFHHGITIIINDSAAAPAAAATPGRGLSALVPLDSFGNVLLFLFSVTLASAIVFFNVSVLLSILLNRSLRAQNRCMYMLSTCCSDTCTGVSYYYVGALDVRDVYDSATRTYYVAPTFLGISYMAVLAAQADRYHAVAAPFTYARRMTRTRTLLIIAAYWLYAFLIVALNNLVTVGVAKKVSSIGAFVSNIFSVLIMIGLNVRLFLIAKFQLEREPPSRERERKRASVHLVVVVSAFFLGTWLPFLLHVIACNFAGSPCYVFRNEGTDPLRVLPRVNALLTPLLYVRGCAALRATLLAKVWRPGCCCGGRR; this is encoded by the coding sequence ATGTCGGCCTTCCACCACggcatcaccatcatcatcaacgATTCCGCGGCAGCGCCAGCAGCGGCCGCGACGCCCGGAAGGGGCCTTTCCGCGCTCGTGCCCCTCGACAGCTTCGGCAAcgtgctgctcttcctcttcagCGTAACGCTCGCGTCCGCCATCGTCTTCTTCAACGTGTCCGTGCTGCTGTCCATCCTGCTCAACCGGTCGCTTCGCGCCCAGAACCGCTGCATGTACATGCTGAGCACGTGCTGCAGCGACACGTGCACCGGCGTCTCCTACTACTACGTGGGCGCGCTCGACGTGCGCGACGTGTACGACTCCGCCACGCGGACCTACTACGTcgcacccaccttcctgggcATCTCCTACATGGCCGTTCTGGCGGCGCAAGCGGACCGCTACCACGCCGTGGCGGCTCCCTTCACGTACGCGCGCAGGATGACGCGAACGCGCACTCTGCTCATCATCGCCGCCTACTGGCTGTACGCCTTTCTCATAGTCGCGCTCAACAACCTGGTGACGGTGGGGGTGGCGAAGAAGGTCTCGAGCATCGGCGCGTTCGTGAGTAACATCTTCTCGGTGCTCATCATGATCGGCCTCAACGTGCGCCTCTTCCTCATCGCCAAGTTCCAGCTGGAGAGGGAGCCGCCGTCGCGGGAGCGAGAGCGGAAGCGCGCCTCCGTCCACCTCGTCGTCGTCGTGTCCGCGTTCTTCCTCGGCACGTGGCTGCCCTTCCTTCTCCACGTCATCGCGTGTAACTTTGCGGGCTCCCCTTGTTACGTGTTTCGCAACGAGGGCACGGACCCCCTGCGGGTTCTGCCGCGCGTGAACGCGCTCCTCACGCCGCTCTTGTACGTCCGAGGCTGTGCGGCCCTCAGGGCCACGTTGTTGGCCAAGGTGTGGAGACCCGGCTGCTGCTGTGGAGGTCGGAGGTGA